The Plasmodium brasilianum strain Bolivian I chromosome 14, whole genome shotgun sequence genome contains a region encoding:
- a CDS encoding histone acetyltransferase subunit NuA4 produces MKHKVKRDIIKCKKKLENSIKALEEKILRLETEYHQNCNLNGGNLMKGWDNYIRKTSLEPLCFRTFRDDYNDFYIERMLSLTSSTSPATELFQNENTKQEQHKL; encoded by the coding sequence atgaagcatAAAGTAAAACGCgatattataaaatgcaaaaaaaaattagaaaactCAATAAAAGCcttagaagaaaaaattttaagactTGAAACAGAGTATCACCAAAACTGTAACCTTAATGGAGGAAATTTAATGAAAGGATGGGACAACTACATAAGAAAAACATCATTAGAGCCCTTATGTTTTAGAACTTTTAGAGATGATTATAATGATTTCTATATAGAAAGAATGTTATCCTTAACATCAAGTACTTCTCCAGCTACGGAGTTATTTCAGaatgaaaatacaaaacaaGAGCAACATAAATTGTAA
- a CDS encoding asparagine-rich antigen, protein MDRYNEDKNDINLNFLNSLKRGDENVHSRNKKSNFIEFQYDKVVNNVLGLFKKQKKQRFLSTSSALRNDMHEQILSSRLFLDLREDREILLHKILKKINILNLIYFRFLKDVDIEDVFDLHKELFPVKYHADFYFSICNFDDNKIIDDDIIKITDKISNSLRNNVNNKRYSICSNNYNCNDTVSKGINNNRSFHGNINGNCNNTSNNSNGSNNEMNQSYHNIDYPPSNYDYTNIRDHLNNRSYHNSRGNDLNDSDHINIKGEIKNLINSNSADNYIHRIKVNKVEETKALNEHSDYNDDDMDNDLNKKFMNSEECNSLTNSVDMDIGGEKKINKKWKEEEIFSLGAFLPFSFIDYVNSDYITKMVRNKPIENITEKEILLDYIKFIDDTNSRINKNKRSNNSHVKYNDYENGSFKNIPKNNLYHMEKDNLINERKNENFINSTNYKENENLNTQKCTKIASSNVDSIANGDKCNYLEMKLKGNINNEDNLKKEKMNLFINGSRTFGNNNCYNNDLLKKDYKKEDNIGKYESTGYCRENEEKNNYNYCDKENLFISDKKQNNRSNYDDVRDYINEYLNKYQGSNNEIYNNNNSNIHDIYNQLKEKSIIYEERNGTDQDKRTNGVKENMCLNKETLLLYNPIKKNKIKKDYLIGSISTLINYQDVKNEKDFINIYNHFRKKSNNLKKEKNYLKYMYDTSINFLDNYIPLDKNVNNNGKDKNNMYTCNNCKINQRVEKEHRNTEAKINDKKEAIKSSTFNFITNNDHINNCWDNSLEGKKKEKLLSVNNVLGDLNILKIQNINKDIYFEKKLYEEIYMNENIKDITKKYIKKKINSVYILTVGISEYFRGLNLASYLIDYTLFYFYFIIYRIFLYNNKIYCYIDNDAFYSLSNNLKDECTTNDTFDEGILSDSSMDELCTILNDEKVLSDIEMKHHRFCQYGKDMEEEKLHRKMEKVQRENLKSREYNKMCEKTNGNKENELIKQMGHVLGNHCDIINTNLYNNMTNGVDITKGVRSKEETLGNISPCDISGEATKDHYKLQNTNFCTIQRDDLKNMNNSTNNGNKCKNKRNRERSKNYSICNGVIGACYKQIILNDYLHYLYDIIHNKNSEIITNGEIPKKKKISYIVNFPPYNNPRYCSGINSKILDFFLNNFCAHNLKDRPFFYLRNVKTKRSHIYNNDEDASIPLYIYLHVIDYNKAAINLYNKLNFDYIYTYENFYDINKITFSSYLYAYFF, encoded by the coding sequence atggACAGATATAATGAAGACAAGAACGACataaatttgaattttttaaattcccTTAAAAGGGGTGATGAGAATGTGCACTccagaaataaaaaaagtaattttattgaattcCAATACGATAAGGTTGTAAATAATGTTTTAGGGTTAtttaaaaagcaaaagaagCAAAGATTTCTGTCAACGTCATCTGCTTTACGCAATGACATGCATGAACAAATTTTAAGTTCTCGATTATTTTTAGATCTGCGTGAAGATAgggaaatattattacataaaatactaaagaaaattaatattttaaatttaatatattttcgttttttaaaagatgTTGACATTGAAGATGTTTTTGATTTGCATAAAGAATTATTTCCTGTTAAGTATCATGcagatttttattttagtatttGCAATtttgatgataataaaataatagatgatgatattataaaaattactgaTAAGATTTCCAATTCATTAcgaaataatgtaaataataaaagatacaGCATCTgcagtaataattataattgcAATGACACTGTTTCAAAAGGGATTAATAACAATAGGAGCTTCCATGGTAATATTAATGGCAATTGCAACAATACAAGCAATAACAGTAATGGAAGTAATAATGAGATGAATCAAAGCTATCATAACATTGATTATCCCCCTAGCAATTATGATTATACTAACATTCGTGATCATCTGAACAATCGATCTTATCATAACAGCAGGGGCAATGACCTAAATGATTCTGACCATATCAATATAAAgggagaaataaaaaacttaATAAATTCTAATTCAGCagataattatatacatagaataaaagtaaataaagtGGAGGAGACCAAGGCACTAAATGAACATTCGGATTATAATGATGATGACATGGATaatgatttaaataaaaaatttatgaattcAGAAGAATGTAATTCGTTAACTAATTCAGTAGATATGGATATTGgtggagaaaaaaaaataaataaaaaatggaaggaagaagaaatattttcattaggGGCCTTTTTACCCTTTTCGTTTATTGATTATGTTAATAGTGATTATATTACCAAAATGGTAAGAAATAAACCTATAGAAAATATTACTGAAAAAGAGATTTTACTGgattacataaaatttatagatGACACTAATAGCAGAATTAATAAGAACAAACGCTCTAATAATTCTCacgtaaaatataatgattatGAAAATGGttcctttaaaaatattccaaaaaataatttatatcacATGGAAAAGGATAACCTAATTaatgaaaggaaaaatgaaaattttattaatagtaCTAATTacaaagaaaatgaaaatctGAATACTCAAAAATGTACGAAGATTGCATCCTCGAATGTGGATTCTATTGCGAACGGGGACAAGTGCAATTATCTTGAAATGAAATTGAagggaaatataaataacgaagataatttaaaaaaagaaaaaatgaatttgtTTATTAATGGTAGTAGAACTTTTGGAAATAATAACTGCTACAATAATGATTTGTTGAAAAaggattataaaaaagaagacaaCATTGGTAAATATGAATCCACAGGGTATTGCAGagaaaatgaggaaaaaaacaattataattattgtgATAAAGAAAATCTTTTCATTTCTGACAAAAAGCAGAATAATAGATCAAATTATGACGATGTTAGagattatattaatgaatatcTTAACAAATATCAAGgtagtaataatgaaatatataataataataatagtaatattcaTGACATATACAATCAACTAAAGGagaaaagtataatatatgagGAGAGAAATGGCACAGATCAAGATAAACGTACAAATGGTGTGAAGGAAAATATGTGCTTAAATAAAGAAAcgttacttttatataatcctattaaaaaaaataaaataaaaaaagattatttaATCGGTAGCATATCGACTTTAATTAATTACCAAGatgttaaaaatgaaaaggattttattaatatatataatcattttagaaaaaaatccAATAATcttaaaaaagagaaaaattatttaaagtatatgtatgatacttctataaattttttagataattatattcctttagacaaaaatgttaataataatggaaagGATAAAAACAACATGTATACGTGcaataattgtaaaattaatCAAAGAGTGGAAAAAGAACATAGAAATACAGAAGCTAAAATAAACGATAAAAAGGAAGCAATAAAATCATCGACATTCAattttataacaaataatgaTCATATTAATAATTGTTGGGACAATTCGttggaaggaaaaaaaaaagaaaaacttcTAAGTGTAAACAATGTTCTAGGTGATTTAAATATTCtgaaaattcaaaatataaataaggaTATTtactttgaaaaaaaattatatgaagaaatttatatgaatgaaaatattaaagatataacaaaaaaatacattaaaaaaaaaattaatagtgTTTACATATTAACAGTGGGAATAAGTGAATATTTTAGAGGTCTAAATTTAGCTTCCTATCTCATTGATTatactttgttttatttttatttcattatatatagaatatttttgtataataataaaatttactgTTACATAGATAATGATGCATTTTATAGTTTatctaataatttaaaagacgAATGTACAACAAATGATACGTTTGACGAGGGTATACTATCAGACAGTTCTATGGACGAGCTTTGCACAAttttaaatgatgaaaaagtTTTATCAGACATTGAAATGAAACATCATCGCTTTTGTCAATATGGAAAAGATatggaagaagaaaaattacacaggaaaatggaaaaagtaCAAAGAGAAAACCTAAAAAGCAgggaatataataaaatgtgtgaaaaaacaaatggaaataaagaaaatgaattaataaagCAAATGGGGCATGTGTTAGGGAATCATTgtgatattattaatacaaatctgtataataatatgacaAATGGAGTAGATATTACAAAGGGGGTAAGAAGTAAAGAAGAGACGTTAGGTAATATCAGTCCCTGTGATATCTCTGGTGAGGCTACTAAGGATCATTACAAATTacaaaatacaaatttttgcACAATTCAAAGAGATGATTTAAAGAATATGAATAATAGTACGAATAATGGTaacaaatgtaaaaataaacgGAATAGAGAAAGATCAAAAAACTACAGCATATGCAACGGGGTAATAGGGGCATGctataaacaaattatacTGAATGactatttacattatttgtatgatattattcataataaaaattcagaaataataacaaacGGAGagattccaaaaaaaaaaaaaatttcatacaTTGTTAATTTCCCCCCATATAATAATCCTAGGTACTGCTCTGGcataaatagtaaaattttagatttctttttaaataacttttgtgctcataatttaaaagacagaccttttttttacttgAGAAATGTAAAAACCAAGAGGTCACATAtctataataatgatgaagaTGCATCAATTCCTTTATACATCTATTTGCATGTAATAGATTATAATAAAGCCGctataaatttatacaataaattaaattttgattACATTTACAcgtatgaaaatttttatgatataaaCAAGATAACGTTTTCGTCATATTTGTATGCAtacttcttttaa